TTAAATATTGGGTTCGGCATAAAACCGCATAAGGAATATGAACATATTATTAAAGAAACTGAATTTGAATTTCCGCAAAGAATTGAGCTATTTGCTGGACAACCTATTCGTGATGCTGCATATTCGTTACAACATACTGATAAGCTTTTTATTTTGGATTTAATGGCAGCGATTTATTATGCCAAACCGCTTGATGAACAACATTACAAGTTTGATTTGTTAAAACAAGCCGTTGATTTGATTTGCGATAGCATTGACAGACGTGAAACTGAAATCAATCAAGATGCCTTATTTGATGAGTTAATTACGTTGCTTGAAACGAAAAAATACATCAAAGCAAAATATATTAAGCAAGTTAAAAGCCTCTATAAATGGCTAAATAAAGACCTAGAAAAATGTCGAGAGAAAATGATCGCATTTGGTGATATCTATGAGGACGAAGATTTCGATGAAGAATACGCTAAATTGGAGCTTATCAGAAGTTATCTACATTGCTACCAAGATGACTGGAAAATTGATTATGACTCACTCAATCATTTTCTTTCAGAAGCGCTTGAACAACCTTTCGAAATCACTTTCGAAGAGGCAAAGCATGAGTTTGCACGTATTAAGGCTAAAGTAGAAGCGATAAGTGATTATACTTTACTTTATGTTGATACGGGTTCCGACAATTTCTATTGCTTAGTTTGCCCAAAATCAGCCGCGCCTCGCATAATAGAAATTGCAGACATCTTAAATTTACCTATCAACTATTAAATTTTAGATAAGAAAACTGCCTAGCGGTAATAAAGAGCGGTCAGTTTTTGTTGCATTTTTGCAAAATATCTCAGTAATTAAATAGCGGAATTTGTAATGTGAGTGAAAGGTAATAAAGCCCCCGCTCTATAAAAATATTTTAGATAACTAACAAAGTTAAACTTCTGACTATCGCCGCGATCGTAATTTAAATAGAATACGCTTTTATCTACACGGAAATGAAAAAATGAAACTTGCTGTTATTTTACCCGCATACAATGCAGAAAATTTTATTGCTGAATGTTTAGAGTCATTATTGAATCAGACATTTAGTGATTTTTGTATTCTTGCGGTTAATGATGCTTCTACCGATAACACAGGCAAGATTCTCGAAACTTATGCAGCAAAAGATGCTCGCTTACGTGTTTACCATTTACCACAAAACCAAGGTGAACCTGCTGTCATGCAATTTGCCATGGATATGCTTAACTATATGAATGTTGAATATGTTGCGCGTATGGATGCCGATGATATTTGTGTACCACACCGTTTTGAAAAACAAGTTCAATATTTAGACGAGCATCCCGAAATTGATATTTTAGGAAGTAATGCTCTGCTCTTTAATGATGGGCAAACTGATAAAACGACTAAAATAAGTACACTTCCTCTTTTAGATAAAGATATAAAAGCACATTTTTCTTTAGCTCGTGACCATATCATTAATCCCTCTTCAATGTGGCGACATTCTAGTATCAAAGCACTCAACATCAATTATGCACAAACAGCCACTGCGCCCGATTTTCATATGTGGATACAATGTGCATTGCACAAAAAGAAATTTGCTAATTTACCGGAGCCCTTGTTGCTTTATCGACTACATCCAGGGCAAGAAAGTAAAAAACATGACAAAATTAGTGAGTCTGTTCAATACTCTATGGAGCTCTGGATCAGTCATTTATTTCCAGAATTAACACCTAAAGAAGTCAGCCTATTAAGTCTTATACTGCACGGGAAAACCATTAAATTACGCACTGAAGAGTTTGAAATCGCTTTTTCTGCTTATGACAAGGTTCGTTCCAATAATGGGGATTCGAAATTCGGAGAAGATCGAGAAACCATGTTTAGTATTTTAGACAGACATACGCAAGCTTTAAAAAAGGCATTCTATAAACACATATCTTAATATTTAAAGCGGTCATTTTTAGCTAATTTTTACAAAAAACGCTGTGAAACATCACAGCGTTTTAAATTTATGATTACTTATCAAAAATAGCTTTTGTATATATTCGATTATAGTAATAACCGCTTTCTGGTCTAAATCTCACTTCAAGCTCACTTAAATAAATCGTAAAGCTTGGTCCATCAATTTTTAATAAATCTTGACTAAGTGATTCAAGCTCAGTTTTAGAAATCCTTTTCATCGGGTCTAGCTGATGTTCTTTGAATACTTTGTGAATATGTTCATCCATATTGGTACAATATCTATCGTGATCTTCAATAAAACAAACCTCTTGTTTCTCTTCTTGTTTATCCTCGCTTTCATCAGATTTCATATAAGCCCGAGGCTCTAGACGATAGAATGAATATGTCGGCACTCGAATCCATTTTTTATACGAAGTCACATCAATCGATTCCCATTCAAACGTGACTTTAGTAATAAAATTATTTTCAGGGGTGCTAATACTTTCATCATTGAGGCGAATCTCATCACCATAAATGTAGAATGTAAAAAGTTCTTCGGATTTTTTACCATATTTCTGCTTAAATGCCTCTTTTCTTTCTTCGAAAGGAGGTTCTCCATAAGATTTAATCTCCATTCGATAAAGCAAATAATCTGATACTTTATCTAGTTCATCCCAATCTTTAAGATCGCTTTTCGGCATATTTTCTAAACGTTCGATAAAATCTACATCATCACGAATTTTGCCTGAACTATCGGATAAATTTAGTTTTGTTAATAACTGTTCGAAACGTTCCGTTTGGCTTTGGTAAGCAATTTCTTTTGGCTTAACTACCCAAGTCATGGAGAAAATTGCCACCATGACAACCCCAGAAATCAGGCGGTATTGACGTGCTTTTGGCACAATCAGAATCGCATAAGCAATCGTAATCGCCGTAGCCAAGGCCACTAAATAAATACGTTGTTCCGTCCAAGCATAGGCACTAATACGGCGATCAATCGCCAACCATAGCAACACGATTGGCACAATAGCAAGATATGGATAGAACTTAAAGAAAGTTTCCCAGCGGGCTTTAGCGCAAATAGAACGTAGTGCATATACACCTAAACCGCCAAGCAGGTAAGGCAAAGTAATATTCGCCAGCATCCCTTTTGGTAATACGCCTTCAAAAATAATTTGCACAACATAAGCATAAAGCAACACAGTGAAAATCATCAATGCGGGCGCTAATACAAAATTAACTAAAATTTCAAAAATGCGATTTAACGTCATTTCCGATTTAGCTTGGCGCTGTTGGAATACTAAGAAAAACAGTGGCTGAGTAAAAATGCCTAAAGAAGTATAAAAATGACTGTAGAAACTATCAGAAAACTCGACATTAAAGAGCGTTGTAATCGTAAATAGAATAGCCGCGACTAATCCAAACACCAACAACCATACCGCCGTCGCTAAGCCAATATGGAATAGATTGGTAAAATTACGGTAGGTAAACCCTTGATTATTTTTTTCAAATGGGAAGCCTAATAACACCAGTAACGCAATAAAATTTGCGCCCCAGAATTTTGGACTCGTGAGATAAAACTCTGCACTATCATTAGTCATGCCAATAATGGCCAGCGCCACCAATGGCACAATCCATGAAAAACGATACCAAGAATATGGGCGAGAGAGATAAACAAAGATAAACAACATTGGCTCAAATACCCAATAAGCCAAATGATCATTTCCTTGACGAGGCTCTAATTCCATAAACCAAATTCCAATTGCAAATGCACTAATTAGAAAAATTGCAATCGGATGTGCAGACACTGCATTTTTTATCTGCGCTTTAGTCTTTTCGAAAAATGTTGAAACAGACATAATCATTCCTTTTTTATTCTATAAAGTCTTAATTAACACTTAATAATTCATACTAAAACAGTATGGAATTTACAGGCACTTTAACGAACTTTTATGAATAAATCCACTAAAATTAGATAGATATTAGATAAAAATAGACAAAATCTCACCGCACTTGATTGAAAAATAAGATACAGATCAAAGTGCGGTCATTTTTCCAAGACAAATTTCTAAATTTGCTTTATTATATTCCCGTTTTAGGTTCGCCTAACTAATTTTAATTAACTTTAAACAGAGGAAAACAAAATGGCAAAAATCGTTAAAGTCATTGGTCGTGAAATCATCGACTCTCGTGGTAACCCAACTGTAGAAGCTGAAGTTCATCTTGAAGGTGGTTTCGTTGGTTTAGCAGCTGCTCCATCAGGTGCATCTACTGGTTCTCGTGAAGCATTAGAATTACGTGACGGCGACAAATCTCGTTTCTTAGGTAAAGGTGTATTAAAAGCGGTTGCGGCTGTAAACGGTCCTATCGCAAATGCATTAGTGGGTAAAGAAGCGTCTAACCAAGCTGAAATCGACCAAATCATGATCGATTTAGACGGTACTGAAAACAAATCTAACTTCGGTGCAAACGCAATCTTAGCGGTATCTTTAGCAAACGCAAAAGCAGCAGCTGCGTCTAAAGGTTTACCTCTTTACGCTTACATCGCAGAACTTAACGGCACGCCAGGCGTTTACTCTATGCCATTACCAATGATGAACATCATCAACGGTGGTGAGCACGCAGATAACAACGTTGATATCCAAGAATTCATGATTCAACCAGTTGGTGCAAAAACATTACGCGAAGCACTTCGTATTGGTGCTGAAGTATTCCATAACCTTGCGAAAGTATTAAAATCTAAAGGCATGAGCACTGCTGTAGGTGATGAAGGTGGTTTCGCACCTAACTTAGCATCTAACGCTGACGCTTTAGCATGTATCAAAGAAGCAGTTGAAAAAGCAGGCTATGTATTAGGTAAAGACGTGACTTTAGCAATGGACTGTGCATCTTCTGAGTTCTACAACAAAGAAACCGGCAAATACGAAATGAAAGGCGAAGGCCGTTCATTTACTTCTCAAGAGTTCACTCACTATCTTGAAGAATTAACTAAACAATACCCAATCGTGTCTATCGAAGATGGTCAAGATGAATCTGACTGGGATGGTTTCGCATACCAAACTAAAGTGTTAGGCGACCGCGTTCAATTAGTGGGCGACGACTTATTCGTCACTAACACCAAAATCTTAAAAGAAGGTATCGAAAAAGGTATCGCAAACTCTATCTTAATCAAATTCAACCAAATCGGTTCTTTAACTGAAACTTTAGCAGCAATCAAAATGGCTAAAGATGCAGGTTACACTGCGGTTATCTCTCACCGTTCAGGTGAAACCGAAGATGCGACTATCGCTGATTTAGCGGTTGGTACAGCAGCAGGTCAAATCAAAACTGGTTCTATGAGCCGTTCTGACCGTATTGCGAAATACAACCAATTAATCCGTATCGAAGAAGCATTAGAACGTGCTGGCACACCAGCTCCGTTCTTAGGTTTAAAAGCGGTTAAAGGTCAAGCGTAATTCACGCTGAATTTACTATAAAATATCACCGCACTTTGCACAAAAGTGCGGTGTTTTTTTAAGGTGTTTTTATGAAGACACAATCTGATTCACTGCTTACTGAACCTTGGTTATCTTGGGCTATCGAAATTCAAAGCATTGCACAAAACGGGCTAACTTATTGCAAAAATATCTATGATATTGAACGCTATGAACGCTTGCGGGATTTGTCTGCTGAAATGCTCGCTTATAAAACAGCAATCCCAAAAGAAACCGTTAGATCACTTTTCTGCAATGAGGCTGGTTATCAAACCCCTAAAATCGACTCGCGGGCAGCTATTTTCAAAGATGATAAAATTTTATTAGTACAAGAAAATGATGGACGTTGGTCACTGCCTGGCGGCTGGATAGATGTGCTAGAAACCATTCATAGTAATACGATTAAAGAAGTACGCGAAGAAGCAGGGCTTAATGTAAAACCTACTTTCATTATTGCTATTCACGAACAACATAAACGCAATTTTCCGCCTTTTGTACATCCTGTACTCAAAACCTTCGTCATGTGCGAACCATTAAGTGGTGAATTTCAACCAAATAGTGAAACCGTCCAATCTGCCTATTTTGCGTTGAATGAACTGCCACCTATGAATGAAGAAAAAAATACGCCTGCACAGGTTGAACTTTGCTTTCAAGCACACCATAGTAGTCACTGGACTACACAATTTGATTAGGAAATACCATGTTACATTTAACCCTAGAAGACCAACTTTTTCTCGGTCAACCAAAACAAGTCGGTACACACTCGACTGTGCACGATCATCTGGCGGTGATGTTTGAAGATGATGGCGAAACGGGCTATTTTTATGCGTTAGATATGCGTCAAAATGCGCAGCCTGTTGTCGATTGC
This portion of the Haemophilus parainfluenzae T3T1 genome encodes:
- a CDS encoding glycosyltransferase family 2 protein: MKLAVILPAYNAENFIAECLESLLNQTFSDFCILAVNDASTDNTGKILETYAAKDARLRVYHLPQNQGEPAVMQFAMDMLNYMNVEYVARMDADDICVPHRFEKQVQYLDEHPEIDILGSNALLFNDGQTDKTTKISTLPLLDKDIKAHFSLARDHIINPSSMWRHSSIKALNINYAQTATAPDFHMWIQCALHKKKFANLPEPLLLYRLHPGQESKKHDKISESVQYSMELWISHLFPELTPKEVSLLSLILHGKTIKLRTEEFEIAFSAYDKVRSNNGDSKFGEDRETMFSILDRHTQALKKAFYKHIS
- the eno gene encoding phosphopyruvate hydratase; translation: MAKIVKVIGREIIDSRGNPTVEAEVHLEGGFVGLAAAPSGASTGSREALELRDGDKSRFLGKGVLKAVAAVNGPIANALVGKEASNQAEIDQIMIDLDGTENKSNFGANAILAVSLANAKAAAASKGLPLYAYIAELNGTPGVYSMPLPMMNIINGGEHADNNVDIQEFMIQPVGAKTLREALRIGAEVFHNLAKVLKSKGMSTAVGDEGGFAPNLASNADALACIKEAVEKAGYVLGKDVTLAMDCASSEFYNKETGKYEMKGEGRSFTSQEFTHYLEELTKQYPIVSIEDGQDESDWDGFAYQTKVLGDRVQLVGDDLFVTNTKILKEGIEKGIANSILIKFNQIGSLTETLAAIKMAKDAGYTAVISHRSGETEDATIADLAVGTAAGQIKTGSMSRSDRIAKYNQLIRIEEALERAGTPAPFLGLKAVKGQA
- a CDS encoding NUDIX hydrolase N-terminal domain-containing protein, with protein sequence MKTQSDSLLTEPWLSWAIEIQSIAQNGLTYCKNIYDIERYERLRDLSAEMLAYKTAIPKETVRSLFCNEAGYQTPKIDSRAAIFKDDKILLVQENDGRWSLPGGWIDVLETIHSNTIKEVREEAGLNVKPTFIIAIHEQHKRNFPPFVHPVLKTFVMCEPLSGEFQPNSETVQSAYFALNELPPMNEEKNTPAQVELCFQAHHSSHWTTQFD
- a CDS encoding DUF4153 domain-containing protein is translated as MSVSTFFEKTKAQIKNAVSAHPIAIFLISAFAIGIWFMELEPRQGNDHLAYWVFEPMLFIFVYLSRPYSWYRFSWIVPLVALAIIGMTNDSAEFYLTSPKFWGANFIALLVLLGFPFEKNNQGFTYRNFTNLFHIGLATAVWLLVFGLVAAILFTITTLFNVEFSDSFYSHFYTSLGIFTQPLFFLVFQQRQAKSEMTLNRIFEILVNFVLAPALMIFTVLLYAYVVQIIFEGVLPKGMLANITLPYLLGGLGVYALRSICAKARWETFFKFYPYLAIVPIVLLWLAIDRRISAYAWTEQRIYLVALATAITIAYAILIVPKARQYRLISGVVMVAIFSMTWVVKPKEIAYQSQTERFEQLLTKLNLSDSSGKIRDDVDFIERLENMPKSDLKDWDELDKVSDYLLYRMEIKSYGEPPFEERKEAFKQKYGKKSEELFTFYIYGDEIRLNDESISTPENNFITKVTFEWESIDVTSYKKWIRVPTYSFYRLEPRAYMKSDESEDKQEEKQEVCFIEDHDRYCTNMDEHIHKVFKEHQLDPMKRISKTELESLSQDLLKIDGPSFTIYLSELEVRFRPESGYYYNRIYTKAIFDK